In the Candidatus Electrothrix rattekaaiensis genome, one interval contains:
- a CDS encoding DUF2786 domain-containing protein — protein sequence MSTESRSASFTCHAQQAWLEQLIHEFNYICSYYRVQLRTPIFELSAAKQQLGCWVPDQRIIRISQHLIASSCWDVVLMVLKHEMAHQVCSEYFGLPSAGHGKAFQDACQLLGVPAPYNRSTGDLPDVLAEPAKDEKTEAGRNIIRRVNKLLALAGSENEHEAALAMQRATQLLRRHNLEMTTAGDAGDAGDNPSGNPSGCVRLVIKTGKKQIPSWRKAVCRILNDYFFVEVIFSSLYDAQRQDSYRTIELLGRSENVPVAEHCYYFLEQQLESLWVKNRQRFKGNTRTAKNSYYLGLLHGFSQKMAEQGKQAQNISQGARPQGNEGSEMTGALIVSGDTVLQEFVGFHFPRLRTSTTRGVRIDRQSYEDAVIAGKKIVLHQSLTEKRQEGQPVFIGS from the coding sequence ATGAGTACTGAAAGCAGAAGTGCGAGTTTTACCTGTCATGCGCAACAGGCCTGGCTTGAGCAATTGATCCATGAGTTCAATTATATTTGCTCTTATTATCGTGTCCAACTCCGTACCCCAATTTTTGAGCTGTCAGCAGCAAAGCAGCAGCTTGGCTGCTGGGTTCCGGACCAGCGCATTATTCGAATAAGTCAGCATCTTATTGCCTCATCTTGCTGGGATGTGGTCCTGATGGTGCTCAAGCATGAGATGGCGCACCAGGTATGCAGCGAGTATTTCGGCCTGCCTAGTGCCGGGCACGGCAAGGCGTTTCAGGATGCCTGTCAACTGCTCGGTGTTCCCGCGCCTTATAACCGTTCCACTGGTGATCTGCCGGATGTACTTGCTGAACCGGCCAAGGATGAGAAGACAGAGGCTGGACGAAATATTATTCGTCGGGTGAACAAGTTACTCGCTCTTGCCGGATCAGAGAATGAGCATGAGGCCGCCCTTGCTATGCAGCGGGCTACGCAGCTTCTGCGTCGGCATAATTTGGAAATGACCACAGCTGGAGATGCTGGAGATGCTGGAGATAATCCTTCGGGTAATCCCTCTGGCTGTGTTCGCTTAGTGATCAAGACCGGAAAAAAACAGATTCCGTCTTGGCGGAAAGCCGTCTGCCGGATCCTGAACGATTATTTTTTTGTTGAGGTGATTTTTTCTTCGCTCTATGATGCGCAACGCCAAGATTCCTACAGGACCATCGAGCTGTTGGGGCGTTCGGAAAACGTGCCTGTTGCCGAACATTGCTATTATTTTCTTGAACAGCAGCTGGAGTCTCTCTGGGTAAAAAATCGACAGCGGTTTAAGGGAAATACGCGGACAGCGAAAAATAGCTATTACCTTGGCCTGCTGCATGGATTTTCTCAAAAAATGGCTGAGCAGGGTAAACAGGCTCAAAATATATCGCAGGGGGCAAGGCCTCAGGGGAACGAAGGCAGCGAGATGACCGGAGCACTTATTGTCAGCGGGGATACTGTATTGCAGGAATTTGTGGGATTTCATTTTCCTCGCCTGCGAACCAGCACAACCCGAGGGGTGCGAATTGACAGGCAGTCCTATGAGGATGCTGTTATTGCCGGTAAAAAAATAGTTCTCCATCAGAGCCTGACCGAAAAAAGACAAGAAGGACAGCCTGTCTTTATTGGTAGTTAA
- a CDS encoding M48 family metallopeptidase: protein MNPYLIFILTVLMVGYLLDLVVSFFEIRSLQPELPAEFRDVYDEEKYRKSQEYTKVTTGFSVIQDTVTLVFTLIFILAGGFNAVDLLARSVGWGSISTGLLFTGALILLSFLLGLPFSLYSTFVIEERFGFNKTTAKTFVLDLLKGMVLAAVIGGPLLAAVLWFFEITGSMAWLYCWLAVTLFTLVLQFLAPVLIMPLFNKFTPLEDGELKEGITEYAAQQDFAIQGIYTMDGSKRSTRLNAFFTGFGPFRRIVFFDTLVEKLRPHEIIAVLAHEMGHFKQKHILKMMGISVLQTGCMFFILSLFLGNRQLFAAFGMEHVSVYAGLIFFGFLYAPVSMLLSILFHMYSRKHEYQADAWAVNTTEDQGEGLINGLKKLCVHNLSNLTPHPFNVFINYSHPPILQRIRAIRRLAQEDE, encoded by the coding sequence ATGAATCCATACCTTATTTTTATTCTTACCGTCCTTATGGTCGGGTATTTGTTGGACTTGGTAGTTTCTTTTTTTGAGATACGTTCTTTGCAACCTGAGCTACCGGCGGAGTTTAGGGATGTCTATGATGAGGAGAAATATCGTAAATCACAGGAGTACACCAAGGTCACCACAGGATTCTCCGTGATACAGGATACTGTCACTTTGGTTTTCACCCTTATTTTTATTCTGGCAGGCGGATTTAACGCTGTTGATCTGCTGGCACGCAGTGTCGGCTGGGGGTCAATCAGCACTGGCCTCTTGTTTACAGGGGCTTTGATCTTGCTGTCCTTTCTTCTCGGGCTCCCGTTTTCCCTGTACTCCACCTTTGTTATTGAAGAGCGCTTTGGTTTTAACAAGACCACGGCAAAGACCTTTGTTCTTGATCTGCTCAAGGGGATGGTGCTGGCAGCTGTTATCGGGGGACCGCTCCTTGCTGCGGTGCTTTGGTTTTTCGAGATCACAGGAAGCATGGCTTGGCTTTATTGCTGGCTGGCTGTTACCCTGTTCACGCTTGTGCTGCAATTTCTGGCCCCGGTCCTGATCATGCCGCTGTTTAACAAATTCACCCCTTTGGAAGACGGGGAATTAAAAGAGGGCATTACCGAGTACGCAGCTCAGCAGGATTTCGCCATCCAGGGTATCTACACTATGGACGGCTCTAAACGTTCTACCCGGTTGAATGCCTTTTTTACCGGCTTTGGTCCCTTTCGTCGGATTGTTTTTTTTGATACCTTGGTTGAAAAATTACGACCTCATGAAATAATAGCTGTTCTGGCACATGAGATGGGCCATTTTAAGCAGAAGCATATTTTAAAAATGATGGGGATCTCTGTTCTGCAAACAGGTTGTATGTTTTTTATCCTTTCGCTGTTTCTCGGTAATAGGCAGCTCTTTGCCGCTTTTGGTATGGAGCATGTTTCGGTTTACGCTGGTCTCATTTTTTTCGGTTTTCTGTATGCGCCGGTTTCCATGTTGCTTTCCATCTTGTTTCATATGTATTCCAGGAAACATGAATACCAAGCCGATGCTTGGGCCGTGAACACAACAGAGGATCAGGGAGAAGGGCTGATCAACGGGTTGAAAAAACTCTGTGTCCATAACCTGTCCAATTTGACCCCGCATCCCTTTAATGTCTTTATTAACTATTCTCATCCGCCTATTCTGCAACGAATTCGGGCGATCCGACGGCTTGCTCAGGAGGACGAGTGA
- a CDS encoding response regulator has protein sequence MQNSTSVGLKQLRLWCAAALIFWSLLLNGSLCLYVKHEWQSVEFIGKKIGLTALNKDYVYELWNAHNGGVYAPVNNRNQPNPYLSGVADRDIVTPSGKQLTLINPAHMTRQAYQLEQEIYGVGGHTTSLDTVRPENAPDDWEREALLSFTLGKKDASKLITKGDKTFMRVIMPAITQESCLQCHMRKGDQVGDIRGGISITFPIDGIVELFQQQFKTTALYHLLIYLIGITGLVVFYVQTSRQMKKRTAIEKQLRRQTEEWQNTFDAIPDIITLQDSEMRIIRANKATYEFFQASPDELVGSACHSLFQEETTACPGCPGIRSIVDGHQHCGTVEHEILDKFFHICSAPVLDEQDKFQYIVYIARDITDKKKLEEELFQSRKMEAIGTLAGGIAHDFNNILAAILGYSEIIQLSLPEGSPLEHDLNQIILAGNRASDLIKQILTFSRKKKQQKEELHIDRTVQEAVKMMRSSLPTSIDIQENIDEKCGVVLADPTNIHQIILNLFTNGFHAIGNKQGTLQLNLKPMELPPERVADKPGVKSGSFVRLTVQDSGQGMDEITMNRIFDPYFTTKEQGTGTGLGLAVIHGIVEDYKGFIEVESVTGQGTAFHVYLPTVHKKSKEKPSTAPRRPLQGGNERILFVDDEVDITRISHSLLSNLGYRVTVETQSLKALKKIQKDPSAFDLLITDHTMPGLTGADLARSVLQLRPDLPIILCTGYTAAFSKQEAHKIGIKKYVIKPLSTKELTDIVRDVLDEQA, from the coding sequence ATGCAGAATAGTACAAGTGTCGGGCTCAAACAACTTCGTCTCTGGTGCGCGGCAGCATTAATATTCTGGTCGCTTCTCCTTAACGGCTCCCTCTGCCTTTATGTCAAACATGAATGGCAAAGTGTAGAATTTATAGGAAAAAAAATAGGACTAACTGCCCTCAACAAAGACTATGTCTACGAATTATGGAATGCCCATAACGGCGGTGTCTACGCCCCGGTGAATAACAGGAATCAACCGAATCCCTATTTGAGCGGTGTTGCGGACAGGGATATTGTCACGCCAAGCGGAAAACAGCTCACCTTAATCAACCCCGCCCATATGACCCGTCAGGCATACCAACTCGAACAGGAAATATATGGGGTCGGCGGCCATACCACCAGTCTTGATACGGTTCGACCGGAAAACGCACCGGATGACTGGGAGCGAGAAGCCCTGCTTTCTTTTACTCTGGGTAAGAAAGATGCTTCAAAACTGATCACAAAAGGCGATAAGACCTTTATGCGGGTTATAATGCCAGCAATCACCCAGGAAAGCTGCCTCCAATGCCATATGCGAAAGGGCGATCAGGTCGGTGACATTCGCGGTGGGATCAGTATAACCTTCCCTATCGACGGCATCGTGGAGCTCTTTCAACAGCAATTCAAAACAACTGCTCTGTATCATTTGTTAATTTATCTTATAGGGATAACCGGCCTAGTGGTCTTTTATGTGCAAACCAGCAGGCAGATGAAAAAACGAACAGCTATTGAGAAGCAGTTACGGCGGCAAACAGAAGAATGGCAAAACACCTTTGATGCTATTCCGGATATTATCACTCTTCAGGATAGTGAAATGCGTATCATCCGGGCGAACAAGGCAACATATGAGTTTTTCCAGGCAAGCCCTGATGAACTTGTCGGCTCCGCCTGCCACAGTCTGTTTCAGGAAGAAACGACGGCCTGCCCCGGCTGCCCGGGAATACGCTCAATCGTTGACGGACACCAACATTGCGGCACGGTTGAACATGAAATTTTGGACAAATTCTTTCATATCTGCTCAGCCCCTGTTCTGGACGAACAGGATAAATTTCAGTACATTGTCTATATCGCCCGTGATATAACGGATAAAAAAAAGCTGGAAGAAGAACTTTTTCAGTCCCGGAAGATGGAAGCCATTGGCACCCTTGCCGGAGGAATTGCCCATGACTTCAATAATATTCTTGCTGCAATCCTGGGATACAGCGAAATAATCCAGCTGTCTCTGCCAGAGGGAAGTCCTCTTGAACATGATTTAAACCAGATCATTCTTGCAGGCAATCGGGCAAGCGATCTCATTAAACAAATCCTCACCTTTAGCAGGAAAAAGAAACAGCAGAAAGAAGAGCTCCATATCGACAGGACCGTTCAAGAGGCTGTCAAGATGATGCGCTCTTCCTTGCCAACAAGCATTGATATCCAGGAAAATATCGACGAGAAATGCGGCGTTGTGCTTGCCGACCCGACCAATATCCATCAAATTATTTTAAATCTCTTCACAAACGGTTTTCATGCCATCGGCAATAAACAGGGCACCTTGCAACTCAACCTGAAACCGATGGAGCTTCCCCCAGAACGTGTCGCTGATAAGCCGGGGGTAAAATCAGGTTCCTTTGTTCGACTGACTGTGCAGGACAGCGGCCAAGGAATGGATGAAATCACCATGAACCGCATCTTTGATCCCTATTTTACAACCAAGGAGCAGGGTACCGGGACTGGATTAGGTTTGGCGGTTATCCACGGTATCGTGGAGGATTACAAAGGATTTATCGAGGTTGAAAGCGTTACCGGGCAGGGAACAGCCTTTCATGTCTATTTGCCGACCGTGCATAAAAAAAGCAAGGAAAAGCCCAGCACAGCTCCTCGCAGGCCGCTTCAAGGGGGCAACGAACGAATCCTCTTTGTTGATGATGAGGTGGACATCACCCGTATCAGTCATTCCTTGCTGAGCAATCTCGGCTACAGGGTCACTGTTGAAACGCAGAGCCTCAAGGCACTCAAAAAAATTCAAAAAGATCCCAGTGCCTTTGACCTGCTGATCACAGACCACACCATGCCAGGACTCACGGGAGCTGATCTTGCCCGTTCCGTCCTGCAACTCAGGCCGGACCTGCCTATCATCCTCTGCACAGGGTACACCGCCGCCTTTTCCAAACAAGAGGCCCACAAAATCGGCATTAAGAAGTATGTTATCAAACCATTATCCACAAAAGAACTGACCGATATTGTGCGGGACGTTCTTGACGAACAGGCGTGA
- a CDS encoding ATP-binding protein has protein sequence MTAIAHRVRRVLVIDDNPEIHNDIKKILRPTTAPDDFDDLLSDIIGKPAAQAHHAMIRVDSAFQGDEGIRMVRQARVEEQPYALAFVDMRIPPGLDGLQTIKKMQMEDDRLQYVIITAYSDYSWQDISNSLVSKDNLLVIKKPFESIEIRQSASALIQKWHIAMEREHILAALAMQRDMLEDKVKERTAELDQKNILLQKEVEERKKAEEQIRQHRDMLEEEVARRSARIVEQNSFLHTVINSLPHPFMVVNIADYTVAIANKATREGGSSVPEGEKCYQYLHGLNQPCHEKGLPCPLQDALYHNEPGLLEHSIFDSRGNKQILEVHTHPVATQQGDEQKTQIIEYCIDITRRKKLEASSLKNSKMGLVATLAGGIAHDFNNLLMAIVGNVELAAMNIPSGHRASRFLDYAIEASVQAKDLTHKFLLFSNFDPPARQAVPLGDLVAASCTAVLAGSDIVPEFHFSPDLWMGYIDPGQLDLALRELFLNAHEAMGTEGIITLTAENITRSGQNHPERNQGQYIRITIQDQGGGIDRKDLANVFDPYFSSKVRGNGKGMGLGLTIASSIIHQHQGYIDIESTKGEGTTVYIELPAATEE, from the coding sequence GTGACAGCGATAGCACACAGGGTTCGGCGGGTTTTGGTGATTGACGATAACCCGGAGATTCACAACGATATTAAAAAAATTCTGCGACCGACAACCGCGCCTGATGATTTTGACGACCTGCTTTCGGATATTATCGGCAAGCCTGCTGCACAGGCTCACCATGCGATGATCCGGGTGGATTCGGCCTTTCAGGGCGACGAGGGAATCAGGATGGTTCGTCAGGCCAGAGTGGAAGAACAACCGTATGCCCTTGCCTTTGTTGACATGCGGATACCTCCGGGTCTTGACGGGCTGCAGACCATCAAAAAAATGCAGATGGAGGATGATCGGCTTCAATATGTTATTATAACAGCATATTCGGATTATTCCTGGCAGGATATCAGTAATTCCTTGGTCTCCAAAGATAACCTTCTTGTTATAAAAAAACCTTTTGAATCCATAGAAATACGGCAGAGTGCCAGTGCCCTTATTCAAAAATGGCATATTGCTATGGAACGGGAGCATATTTTAGCGGCCTTGGCCATGCAGCGGGATATGCTGGAAGATAAGGTGAAAGAGCGGACAGCGGAGCTGGATCAAAAAAATATCCTCCTGCAAAAAGAAGTTGAGGAACGGAAAAAAGCCGAAGAACAGATACGGCAGCACCGGGATATGCTGGAAGAAGAGGTGGCTCGACGAAGTGCCCGCATTGTTGAGCAGAATAGTTTTCTCCACACTGTCATCAATTCTCTTCCCCATCCTTTCATGGTGGTGAACATTGCTGATTATACGGTTGCCATTGCCAATAAGGCGACACGGGAGGGGGGCTCCTCTGTACCTGAAGGCGAAAAATGTTATCAATATTTGCACGGGTTGAATCAACCCTGTCATGAAAAGGGCCTTCCCTGTCCTTTGCAGGATGCCCTGTATCATAATGAACCGGGCCTGCTTGAGCATAGCATTTTTGATAGCCGGGGAAATAAACAGATCCTGGAAGTGCATACCCATCCGGTGGCGACTCAACAGGGGGATGAGCAAAAGACACAGATCATAGAGTACTGTATTGATATCACCCGTCGGAAGAAATTGGAGGCAAGCTCTCTGAAAAACAGCAAGATGGGATTGGTCGCAACCTTGGCAGGAGGTATAGCCCATGACTTCAATAATCTACTGATGGCCATTGTCGGTAATGTTGAGCTTGCCGCCATGAACATACCGTCGGGGCACAGGGCTTCAAGATTTCTTGATTATGCAATTGAGGCCTCTGTTCAGGCAAAGGATCTGACCCATAAGTTTTTGCTTTTTTCTAATTTTGATCCGCCTGCACGCCAAGCAGTTCCTCTTGGTGACCTTGTCGCCGCCAGCTGCACTGCTGTTCTTGCAGGTTCTGATATCGTTCCAGAGTTTCATTTTTCACCGGATTTATGGATGGGATATATTGATCCCGGTCAGCTGGATTTGGCCCTGCGTGAATTGTTTCTTAATGCTCACGAAGCGATGGGTACTGAGGGGATAATCACCTTGACCGCTGAAAATATAACCCGTTCAGGGCAGAACCATCCTGAGCGGAATCAAGGACAATACATCAGGATAACCATTCAGGATCAAGGTGGCGGTATAGATCGCAAGGATCTTGCCAATGTTTTTGACCCGTATTTCTCAAGTAAAGTACGAGGAAACGGTAAAGGGATGGGACTGGGGTTGACCATCGCCTCTTCAATCATACATCAGCATCAGGGATATATAGATATTGAATCGACAAAGGGAGAGGGTACAACCGTTTACATAGAGCTTCCTGCTGCAACGGAAGAATAA
- a CDS encoding ATP-binding protein, with protein MKSTCCFIACENFFPEIEAAVQQQGLTQAEVRSFPSHCCSAPMTWPEIADIVNCSEADIVAVFGSYCLRELVVPPEESPRCRVYRKEQCHHLLCSSTLVDAVQQNGTYLLSPGWLCRWRTHVSAWGFDRPTAIKFFGESLRKLLLLDTGIDQESERHLAEFSAFLRLPAETLPIGLEFLGLALSNIIADHQQQELTRQKEEVARQAAEAAMTLDLIRMVTRVKSKPEVVSAIIELFTMLFDPKKIYFIPVSKAGVDFDQAPGLTTEEQLQTEQFYAGQERYFLLNKEQGSFFLRIGGRERASALLLISQVAHPLYINQYINTALAVSEVCALSIKHVRTLRELVRTSHLAGKAEVATEVLHNVGNTLNSISVSSEQIREIVQQSSCTSLPDIVALIQDHEDDQENFFAHDPRGKRLPAYLAKLSEKLIGERNVVMNEATRQLHHIHRVAEIIRAQQDTAKRINFTEQINLTSLLEESLELFQKDLKEQEIVVERHYDFEQNIYGEPHKILQVVNNLIRNAVDAFDGISVEQKKILLRIYPIADQEEVVVEVSDNGKGMQGNILQQAFTFGFTTKKGGHGFGLHNAANLTVEMGGSLTGESAGLEQGARFRMRLPVTVAKQGETE; from the coding sequence TTGAAATCGACGTGCTGCTTTATTGCATGTGAAAATTTTTTCCCTGAAATAGAGGCGGCTGTGCAGCAGCAGGGGCTTACGCAAGCAGAAGTGCGATCATTTCCTTCGCATTGCTGTTCCGCTCCCATGACTTGGCCGGAAATCGCTGATATCGTAAACTGTTCAGAGGCTGATATCGTGGCGGTGTTTGGCAGCTATTGTTTGCGTGAGCTGGTTGTACCGCCGGAGGAATCTCCCCGATGTCGGGTTTATCGAAAGGAGCAATGCCACCACCTGTTGTGTAGCTCGACCCTTGTCGATGCTGTCCAGCAGAACGGAACTTATCTCTTGAGTCCGGGCTGGCTTTGTCGCTGGCGGACACATGTCTCGGCTTGGGGGTTTGACCGGCCCACAGCGATTAAATTTTTCGGAGAATCTTTGCGAAAACTGCTTTTGCTTGATACAGGCATAGATCAGGAGTCTGAGCGGCATCTTGCTGAGTTCAGTGCTTTTCTCCGGCTGCCTGCTGAGACATTGCCCATTGGTTTGGAATTTCTCGGTCTTGCCCTGTCGAACATTATAGCGGATCATCAACAGCAGGAACTGACACGCCAAAAAGAAGAGGTTGCACGCCAAGCTGCCGAAGCGGCAATGACCTTGGACCTCATCCGTATGGTGACCAGAGTAAAATCAAAACCGGAAGTTGTTTCCGCCATTATTGAACTCTTCACCATGCTGTTTGATCCGAAAAAAATATACTTTATACCGGTGAGCAAAGCAGGGGTGGATTTTGATCAGGCCCCTGGTCTGACCACTGAAGAGCAACTTCAGACAGAGCAATTTTATGCCGGGCAGGAAAGATATTTTTTGCTGAACAAAGAGCAGGGGAGCTTTTTCTTGCGTATAGGCGGAAGAGAGAGAGCCTCTGCCTTACTTCTTATTTCTCAGGTCGCCCATCCTCTGTATATTAACCAGTATATTAATACAGCCCTTGCTGTTTCGGAAGTCTGTGCTCTGTCTATTAAGCATGTGCGTACCTTGCGGGAACTGGTGCGCACATCGCACCTTGCCGGGAAGGCCGAGGTCGCCACCGAGGTGTTGCATAATGTGGGGAACACCCTGAACAGTATTTCGGTTTCTTCGGAACAGATCCGGGAAATTGTCCAACAGAGTAGCTGTACCAGTCTGCCTGATATTGTCGCGTTGATACAGGACCATGAGGATGATCAAGAGAATTTTTTCGCTCACGATCCCAGGGGGAAAAGGCTACCAGCCTACCTTGCGAAGCTTTCGGAGAAATTGATCGGGGAACGGAATGTTGTGATGAATGAAGCGACCCGTCAACTGCACCATATCCACCGCGTTGCCGAGATTATCCGGGCCCAGCAGGATACAGCAAAACGTATTAATTTTACAGAGCAGATAAATCTGACATCCCTGCTTGAAGAGAGTCTGGAACTTTTTCAGAAGGATTTGAAGGAACAAGAGATTGTTGTAGAGCGTCATTACGATTTTGAACAGAATATCTATGGAGAACCGCATAAAATCTTACAGGTTGTGAATAATCTTATTCGAAATGCGGTGGATGCCTTTGACGGGATCTCGGTTGAACAGAAGAAGATTTTGTTGCGCATATATCCGATTGCCGATCAAGAGGAGGTGGTTGTCGAGGTAAGCGATAACGGAAAGGGAATGCAGGGGAATATTTTACAACAGGCGTTTACCTTTGGTTTTACAACGAAAAAAGGAGGGCATGGCTTCGGTCTCCATAATGCCGCCAATCTGACGGTGGAAATGGGCGGAAGCCTGACAGGGGAAAGCGCAGGTTTGGAACAGGGGGCAAGGTTCAGAATGCGGCTTCCTGTAACAGTAGCAAAACAGGGGGAAACAGAGTGA
- a CDS encoding uroporphyrinogen decarboxylase family protein, whose amino-acid sequence MIAGNEKSAMTSMERVLTTLGHQEPDRVPLSLLLTIHGARELGLSIKEYFSKAEYVAEGQLRMLKKYRHDCVNPFCAAAMAVKAFGGEVIWYEAGPPNSGEPIIKTEKDILSLQVPELSDTPCLVRMLESILMLKEKVRDEVPIMGIVVSPFSLPVMQMGFSAYIELMHERPELFNRLMEVNQEFCVAWANAQIRAGATVVCYFDALLSPTITAGVHRETGFRIARNTLARINGPSAIHMATAATLPVIEDVIATGTSIIGVSIMDDLAELKASCQGRLTILGNLNGVEMRRWTPEQVEKTVKEIIAVAAPGGGFILADNGEIPWQVGEEVLTAVSDAVHKWGRYPLVFHNE is encoded by the coding sequence ATGATCGCCGGAAACGAAAAATCAGCAATGACTTCAATGGAGCGCGTCCTGACAACCTTGGGGCATCAGGAACCGGACAGAGTTCCTCTCTCTCTGCTGCTGACCATCCACGGTGCCCGAGAACTGGGCTTGAGTATCAAAGAGTATTTTTCCAAAGCCGAGTACGTGGCGGAAGGACAGTTACGGATGCTGAAGAAATATCGGCACGACTGCGTGAATCCTTTTTGTGCTGCGGCAATGGCCGTAAAGGCCTTTGGCGGTGAGGTCATCTGGTATGAGGCTGGCCCCCCGAACAGCGGCGAACCAATTATCAAAACGGAAAAAGATATTCTCTCCTTACAGGTTCCGGAACTGTCCGACACTCCTTGTCTTGTCAGGATGCTGGAGAGTATTTTGATGCTGAAAGAAAAAGTAAGAGATGAAGTGCCGATTATGGGCATAGTAGTCTCTCCCTTTTCTCTGCCTGTCATGCAGATGGGCTTTTCCGCCTATATTGAGCTGATGCATGAGCGACCAGAATTGTTCAATCGGCTTATGGAGGTGAATCAGGAGTTTTGTGTTGCTTGGGCCAATGCCCAAATTCGGGCCGGAGCAACGGTTGTCTGTTATTTTGACGCCCTGCTTTCGCCCACGATAACCGCCGGGGTGCATCGTGAGACAGGCTTTAGGATAGCACGAAACACCTTGGCCCGGATCAACGGCCCGTCGGCAATCCACATGGCAACAGCCGCCACCCTGCCTGTTATTGAGGACGTTATCGCTACCGGAACGTCGATAATCGGCGTGAGTATCATGGATGATCTGGCCGAGTTAAAGGCTTCCTGTCAGGGCAGACTGACGATCCTGGGCAATCTGAACGGGGTTGAGATGCGTCGTTGGACACCGGAACAGGTTGAGAAGACCGTGAAAGAAATCATTGCCGTAGCCGCGCCGGGCGGTGGTTTTATCCTTGCCGACAACGGTGAGATTCCCTGGCAGGTCGGCGAAGAAGTATTAACAGCCGTCTCGGATGCCGTGCATAAATGGGGGAGGTATCCTCTTGTTTTCCATAACGAATGA
- a CDS encoding cobalamin-dependent protein (Presence of a B(12) (cobalamin)-binding domain implies dependence on cobalamin itself, in one of its several forms, or in some unusual lineages, dependence on a cobalamin-like analog.), with protein sequence MISENKEVLELVDQLVRVDRLGAEKIFNAVREQTSMSRTVDHLILPALEIIGRGWEEGTVALAQVYMSSRICEELMAHAPPSSSLKHPDHPPMAIAVLEDYHLLGKIIISSCLRAGGYVFHDYGRVTPHELAKKVRDDSIEIVLISTLMLRSALQVKEVKRLLVEAGSSTRIVVGGAPFRFDPLLWKEVGADAMGANAVEAIAAITSCVKGNTK encoded by the coding sequence GTGATATCGGAAAACAAGGAAGTCCTGGAGTTAGTCGATCAACTTGTCAGGGTTGATCGGTTAGGAGCGGAAAAGATATTCAACGCGGTCCGGGAACAGACGTCAATGTCCCGAACAGTTGATCATCTCATCCTCCCGGCTTTGGAGATAATCGGCAGGGGATGGGAAGAAGGCACGGTTGCCTTGGCTCAGGTATATATGAGCAGCAGAATCTGTGAAGAACTGATGGCCCATGCGCCACCGTCCTCTTCTCTGAAACATCCCGACCACCCGCCTATGGCGATAGCCGTTCTTGAAGACTATCATCTTTTGGGAAAAATTATTATCTCCTCCTGTTTGCGGGCTGGCGGGTATGTTTTTCATGACTATGGCCGGGTAACTCCTCATGAGCTGGCCAAGAAGGTCCGCGACGATTCTATAGAGATCGTTCTTATCTCCACCCTCATGCTTCGCTCCGCGCTGCAGGTTAAGGAAGTAAAACGCTTGCTTGTGGAAGCTGGCTCTTCGACCCGGATTGTTGTCGGCGGAGCACCGTTCCGTTTTGATCCGTTGCTCTGGAAAGAAGTGGGGGCCGATGCCATGGGGGCAAATGCTGTGGAAGCGATTGCTGCGATTACCTCCTGTGTGAAAGGAAACACTAAGTAA